AAGGAAAAGAGAGGGTGATGATGGTGGCAAGAAAAGTAACGACCATACCTGCGACAATCAACAAATTCACCTCTGCGCCCATAGCAAGCCATGCAAAGCGGAAGGTAGCAGGTTATGCTCGTGTCAGCACGGATAATGAAGACCAGATATCCAGCTATGCCGCACAGGTGGATTACTACACTAAATATATCAGGGAGCGAGAGGACTGGGAGTTTGTTGGGATATACACGGACGAAGGCGTGACAGGCACCTCCACCAAGAAGCGTGAGGGATTCACCCAGATGATTAAGGATGCCCTGGCTGGCAAAATCCAGCTGATAATCACAAAATCTGTGTCTCGTTTTGCCAGAAACACCGTGGACTGCCTTACAACGATACGAAAGCTGAAGGCAAGTGGGGTGGAGGTGTACTTTGAAAAAGAGGGAATCTGGACGCTTGATTCAGCCGGGGAACTGCTCATCACTGTCCTCTCATCCATAAGTCAGGAAGAGGCACGGAGCATATCCGAAAATACAACTTGGGGGCATCGGAAACGTTTTGCCGATGGCAAGGTAAGCATCCCATTCAAGCATTTCCTTGGCTATGACAGGGGGGAAGATGGCAATCTGGTCATTAATCCAGAGCAGGCCAAGACGGTCAAGTTCATATATAAGCTGTTTCTTACAGGATTGTCCTACCAGGCTATAGCGAAGATATTGATGGATAAAGGCATAAAATCGCCAGGGGGGAAGGAAATCTGGCATCCAGGTAGTGTGAAGCATATCCTAACCAGTGAAAAAATGAAAGGAGATGCACTGCTTCAGAAGAGTTTTACCATAGACTTCCTTGCCAAGAAAAGAAAAAGGAATGAGGGAGAAATTCCCCAGTATTACGTGACGGGCAACCATGA
This genomic interval from Selenomonas sp. AB3002 contains the following:
- a CDS encoding recombinase family protein, with amino-acid sequence MMVARKVTTIPATINKFTSAPIASHAKRKVAGYARVSTDNEDQISSYAAQVDYYTKYIREREDWEFVGIYTDEGVTGTSTKKREGFTQMIKDALAGKIQLIITKSVSRFARNTVDCLTTIRKLKASGVEVYFEKEGIWTLDSAGELLITVLSSISQEEARSISENTTWGHRKRFADGKVSIPFKHFLGYDRGEDGNLVINPEQAKTVKFIYKLFLTGLSYQAIAKILMDKGIKSPGGKEIWHPGSVKHILTSEKMKGDALLQKSFTIDFLAKKRKRNEGEIPQYYVTGNHEPIIPPATFDLVQAEIERRKSSRRYSGVTIFSNRIKCGECGHWFGTKVWHSTDKYRKVVYQCNHKFDGGKKCSTPHLVEAEIKEAFIKAVNRLLKGKDDILGNLRLVQEQICDTSELEGESQNLMEELQMLSDMMQKIISENARIVQDQTDYQKRYNELVSRYDAVKARHTAAEKSIKERHAKAERLDAFAKALESQSKRLTEFDEGLWGTLVDFMTVYNKDDISVTFKDGAEIHIGG